The proteins below come from a single Dehalococcoidia bacterium genomic window:
- a CDS encoding zinc ribbon domain-containing protein: MTYPLSSIKVLKSYIFQFDPDRLIIRRETMPYCPKCGTEITAAVKFCGKCGCDLKSGKVDSPKEKGDKKEPRCPKCGSTNIQVATEGETQGYSLGSGCLGALLFGPFGWLCGLCGMGKGKTRTVRVCAACGKKF, translated from the coding sequence TTGACATACCCTCTCTCCAGCATTAAAGTGTTAAAATCTTATATATTTCAGTTTGACCCAGATAGGCTCATCATAAGGAGGGAAACAATGCCATATTGTCCTAAATGTGGTACTGAAATAACTGCAGCTGTAAAATTCTGTGGTAAATGTGGCTGTGACCTCAAGTCAGGTAAGGTAGATAGTCCTAAAGAAAAGGGGGACAAAAAGGAGCCAAGGTGTCCGAAATGCGGTTCGACTAATATACAAGTAGCAACTGAAGGTGAAACTCAAGGATATAGTTTAGGCTCGGGATGTCTTGGTGCACTACTATTTGGGCCATTTGGCTGGCTATGTGGTCTTTGCGGAATGGGCAAAGGAAAAACGAGAACGGTTCGTGTTTGTGCTGCATGTGGAAAAAAATTTTAA
- a CDS encoding C4-type zinc ribbon domain-containing protein, whose protein sequence is MSEAKQLYDMQELDLDIDSRRQELSKTISSIGESNALIEGRVALVQQQKKLEETEHLMRGLEMDVEDARAKAAVAGDRLYGGAVKNPKELVSLKEQVESYNRKIKELEDKILELMTEVEAEKDRIKIKQQEVVAIEEEWKKAQGVLLQERADLDIEIAKLELNRNEMVAKVDAATLKLYENLRNRRQGKAVARVEQGMCQGCRIVLPINKLKQIKTGNALVQCGSCERILYLS, encoded by the coding sequence TTGAGTGAAGCTAAACAGCTATATGACATGCAGGAACTCGATCTGGATATAGATTCGAGAAGGCAAGAGCTATCAAAGACAATTTCTAGCATTGGCGAAAGCAATGCTTTGATCGAAGGGCGCGTGGCGCTGGTGCAGCAGCAGAAGAAATTGGAAGAGACGGAGCATCTGATGCGCGGGTTGGAGATGGATGTCGAAGACGCGCGCGCAAAAGCGGCGGTCGCGGGAGACAGGCTTTACGGTGGTGCGGTGAAGAATCCCAAGGAGCTTGTAAGCTTGAAGGAGCAGGTTGAGAGTTATAATCGAAAGATAAAGGAACTGGAAGATAAAATACTTGAATTAATGACTGAAGTAGAAGCCGAGAAGGATCGGATAAAGATCAAGCAACAGGAAGTAGTTGCCATCGAGGAAGAATGGAAGAAGGCGCAGGGGGTATTGCTGCAGGAGAGAGCAGATCTGGACATAGAAATCGCGAAATTAGAGTTGAATCGTAATGAAATGGTCGCCAAGGTTGACGCGGCTACTCTTAAACTCTATGAGAATCTACGCAACAGACGGCAGGGAAAGGCGGTAGCCAGGGTCGAGCAGGGGATGTGCCAGGGGTGCCGTATCGTGCTGCCGATAAATAAATTGAAACAGATCAAGACAGGGAACGCGCTGGTTCAGTGCGGCAGTTGCGAGAGGATTCTGTATCTGAGTTAA
- a CDS encoding recombinase family protein translates to MKAIGYFRVASDVEQGVPYTLKEQERMFSQFCSENGHEPVTAFVDLDSGLRVSGTQYRSMLSYIWKNKGDFIIVIKSMRHLHPDLQELVRCLIELDVLGVRVHFIDSLRGEPLAIALRNWSEQSHGDKTGERVKEAMKLRAVRGRGLGKPPFGYRIGSDHKFELVPEEAETIALIFRLYSQENKGVRLIARYLNERQITTRSGGRWSIVGVRDVLRNRSYVGTSSRFGLRVPGSHPAIVPFQVFEKVQEKLTAHASHRGHVVKTPFLLAGMVYCGRCNNKMTGMNRNQSWISKKSGIKHSGEYRYYQCQSRTNQSFCQYNTRKVDDLETAVKADLQRLSRPDNREKLISNPQRISDPQTLEQPHLKKVIKSLERRFHANLDKAAKGEITVDELRDLDGEIVRERRLAEERLNRIWAEARGEITAEQRREYTFRDLDDLLARWDSLDFSAKRLLMRNVIDRIIIHDDYIETVLWL, encoded by the coding sequence ATGAAAGCGATCGGCTATTTCAGGGTCGCATCTGATGTAGAGCAGGGCGTTCCCTATACACTTAAGGAACAGGAGAGGATGTTCTCCCAGTTCTGCAGCGAGAACGGCCACGAACCGGTGACCGCGTTCGTCGATCTGGATTCCGGATTGCGTGTGAGCGGGACCCAGTATCGCAGCATGCTGAGCTATATATGGAAAAATAAAGGCGATTTTATCATTGTAATCAAGAGCATGCGTCATCTGCATCCCGATCTCCAGGAACTAGTCCGTTGCCTCATCGAGCTTGATGTCCTGGGCGTTCGGGTACATTTCATCGACAGCCTCCGCGGCGAGCCCCTTGCTATAGCCCTTCGCAACTGGTCGGAGCAGAGTCATGGCGATAAGACCGGCGAGCGGGTAAAGGAGGCTATGAAGCTAAGGGCTGTGCGTGGGAGGGGATTGGGCAAGCCGCCGTTTGGATACAGGATCGGCAGCGATCATAAGTTCGAGCTGGTCCCGGAGGAGGCGGAGACGATAGCGTTGATATTTCGCCTGTATTCCCAGGAGAACAAGGGCGTTCGCCTCATCGCTCGATATTTGAACGAGCGGCAGATCACCACGAGAAGCGGGGGAAGATGGAGCATAGTCGGCGTCAGGGACGTGCTGCGCAACAGATCGTATGTCGGTACTTCTTCGCGTTTCGGTTTAAGGGTGCCGGGCAGCCATCCCGCTATCGTTCCATTCCAGGTATTTGAGAAGGTTCAGGAGAAGCTTACCGCGCATGCCAGCCACAGGGGGCATGTGGTAAAGACGCCTTTTCTGCTCGCGGGCATGGTTTACTGCGGTCGATGCAATAACAAAATGACCGGCATGAACAGGAATCAGTCCTGGATCAGCAAAAAGAGCGGAATCAAGCATAGCGGCGAATATCGTTACTATCAATGCCAGTCCAGGACAAATCAGAGCTTCTGTCAGTACAATACCCGTAAGGTGGATGATCTGGAGACTGCGGTGAAGGCGGACTTGCAGAGGTTAAGCCGTCCCGATAACCGGGAGAAATTAATCAGTAATCCGCAGCGCATCTCTGATCCTCAAACGTTGGAGCAGCCGCATTTGAAAAAAGTGATCAAGTCGCTGGAGAGAAGGTTCCATGCGAACTTGGATAAAGCTGCGAAGGGAGAAATCACGGTTGATGAACTGCGTGATTTGGATGGTGAGATTGTGAGAGAGAGGCGGCTTGCGGAGGAGCGGCTTAACCGTATCTGGGCGGAGGCTAGGGGAGAGATCACTGCGGAACAGCGGCGCGAATATACTTTCCGCGACCTAGATGATCTTTTAGCGCGCTGGGATTCGCTGGATTTCTCGGCAAAACGCTTGTTGATGCGGAACGTGATTGATCGCATAATTATACACGATGATTATATTGAGACGGTGCTTTGGCTGTAA
- a CDS encoding slipin family protein, with protein MTGWIGAIVFVVVLIIVLLSLSIRVVYQYEAGVTFRLGKYQNTRKPGLRFIIPIIDRMRKVDTRVVTMDVPSQEAITRDNVTVKVNAVVYFKVTNPEAAVIEVYNYMQATFQIAQTTLRSVLGQSELDELLANRDKINLTLQKIIDEQTEPWGIKVSVVEIKDVELPASMQRAMAAQAEAERDRRAKIVHAEGEFQAAQKITEAAAVLGKEPAALQLRYLQTLTQIATERTSTLIFPLPLEMLNAFMPKDKK; from the coding sequence ATGACCGGTTGGATCGGAGCAATAGTATTCGTCGTAGTCCTCATCATCGTCCTGCTCTCGCTGTCGATACGCGTCGTCTACCAGTATGAGGCGGGCGTGACATTCAGGCTCGGCAAATATCAGAACACGAGGAAACCGGGCCTGCGCTTCATCATCCCCATCATCGACAGAATGCGCAAAGTCGATACCCGCGTCGTGACCATGGACGTCCCCTCGCAGGAAGCCATCACTCGCGACAACGTCACCGTCAAAGTGAACGCCGTGGTCTATTTCAAGGTCACCAACCCCGAGGCCGCCGTCATCGAGGTCTACAACTATATGCAGGCCACGTTCCAGATAGCACAAACCACTCTTCGCAGCGTGCTCGGCCAATCAGAGCTGGACGAGCTGCTGGCGAACCGCGACAAGATAAATCTGACACTGCAGAAGATCATCGATGAGCAAACCGAGCCCTGGGGCATCAAGGTCAGCGTGGTGGAGATCAAGGACGTGGAGCTTCCCGCCAGCATGCAGCGCGCCATGGCCGCCCAGGCCGAGGCCGAGCGCGACCGCCGCGCCAAGATCGTCCATGCCGAAGGCGAGTTCCAGGCCGCGCAGAAGATCACCGAAGCCGCGGCAGTCCTCGGCAAAGAGCCCGCGGCGCTACAGTTGCGCTACCTGCAAACGCTGACGCAGATCGCCACCGAGCGCACCAGCACGTTGATTTTCCCGCTGCCGCTGGAGATGCTCAACGCCTTCATGCCCAAGGATAAAAAATAA
- a CDS encoding ribonuclease HI family protein — protein sequence MAVIKSKRLTINSDGAAVPNPGPAGIGAVLRDAKGSIVAEISQYIGPATNNKAEFLALIAALEKALELNADHVDIKSDSELIVRQLEGKYRSKLMKQLYEQTVSLLDEFESYTVRHIPREQNKEADALSKRALSLKPKDH from the coding sequence TTGGCTGTAATTAAATCGAAGCGTTTAACAATAAACAGCGACGGTGCCGCCGTACCGAATCCGGGGCCTGCCGGGATCGGAGCCGTCCTGCGTGATGCAAAAGGAAGTATTGTAGCTGAGATATCGCAATACATCGGTCCGGCTACTAACAACAAAGCAGAGTTCCTTGCGCTTATCGCGGCGCTGGAGAAGGCGCTTGAATTGAATGCCGATCACGTCGATATCAAATCGGATTCGGAGCTTATCGTCAGGCAGCTTGAAGGGAAATATCGCAGCAAGTTAATGAAGCAGTTGTACGAACAGACGGTAAGTCTTCTTGATGAATTTGAGTCCTACACAGTGCGCCATATTCCTCGCGAGCAGAACAAAGAGGCCGATGCTTTGAGCAAACGGGCGCTCAGCCTCAAGCCGAAGGATCATTAA
- a CDS encoding biotin--[acetyl-CoA-carboxylase] ligase yields the protein MEEEIFSAESIYEALSTKLIGRTVLYSPAMPSTMDVAREAVRNGAADGTVVITDHQTAGRGRLGRGWVSPQGSNLTFSIILYPKLEHLARLTLVSCLAIARSIEDITFLETSIKWPNDVQIGGRKVSGVLVESDVAGDKVKSAIVGIAVNVNLDIDLIPEIADFATSLKHEIGIPVPRLIMLSALLADFEKVYKDMRKGEPVEVEWKRRLNTLGKQVTVRCGRTVHKGIAEDVDADGNLLLRLLDGKLELISAGDVTLKV from the coding sequence ATGGAAGAAGAAATATTTTCGGCGGAGTCCATTTACGAAGCGCTTAGCACCAAGCTGATTGGCAGGACGGTGCTGTATTCCCCCGCTATGCCCTCTACGATGGATGTAGCCAGGGAGGCGGTCAGGAACGGCGCCGCGGATGGCACAGTTGTCATCACGGATCACCAGACCGCCGGACGCGGCCGCCTGGGGCGGGGGTGGGTCTCCCCACAGGGCAGCAACCTTACATTCTCGATAATCCTCTACCCCAAGCTGGAGCATCTTGCACGTCTGACCTTGGTGTCCTGCCTGGCTATAGCCCGCAGCATTGAGGATATCACCTTTCTTGAAACCTCGATTAAATGGCCCAACGATGTGCAGATAGGCGGCAGAAAGGTGAGCGGCGTGCTCGTGGAGAGCGATGTCGCAGGCGATAAGGTAAAGTCCGCTATCGTCGGAATCGCCGTGAATGTGAACCTTGATATTGATTTAATCCCCGAGATCGCTGATTTTGCCACAAGCCTCAAGCATGAGATAGGCATACCCGTGCCGCGTCTGATCATGCTGTCGGCTCTTCTCGCCGACTTTGAGAAGGTGTACAAGGACATGCGCAAGGGCGAGCCGGTTGAGGTGGAGTGGAAGCGCAGGCTGAATACGCTGGGCAAGCAGGTGACGGTGCGATGCGGGCGGACGGTTCACAAGGGTATCGCGGAGGACGTTGATGCGGACGGCAACCTGCTGCTGCGCCTGCTGGACGGCAAGCTGGAGCTTATCTCTGCTGGCGACGTTACGCTGAAGGTGTAG